TAGGCTCCACTGGTGTGAACATctaaacaacatcatgaagaccaaggaacacagcagaaaggtcagggagaacTTTAAAATTGGATTACGTTTAAAAACAATATCCTGACAGCTCTGCACAGTTCATCGCCTGAAAATGCAAAGAGGCTGGCAGAAGTGCAAGGCTAACAAGAAATAACCTccaactaaactgacaggctgggcacgGACAACATTGATGAGAGAAGAGGCCAAGAGAccagtggtaactctggaggagcagtagaggtcaacagctcaggtgggagaatctgagtggcaaaagaaagccaaaagatttttgttgattttttttgtttgcagttgGCTACAAGTCATGAAGAGGGAACAGCAAACGTTGAAGCAAGTTCTCTGGCCAGATGTTTAACCTTGCATGTAAAACACTAACATTCTCCAGAGTATGCCAGTGACAAAttgtggcagcgtcatgctgtggcATAAGATGGTTTAAGCTAAATCCAGGGCAGTGCTGGAAGAAAGCCTGAGGCtgcgaaagacttgagactggggtggaggtccaccttccagcaggacagtgcAGTAGGGTGGTTCAGGTCAAGGCATATTCATGTGTGGAGTGGCCCTTTCAACATCCAGACCAAAAAAAAAtggtgttcacagatgctcttcatccattctgactgaacttgagctgtTACCTAAGAATAATGAGCAGAAATTTCAATCTCTGGATGAGCAAAACTTGGAAAGACATGCCaccaaagacctgcagctgtgaccacagcaaaaggtggttctacaaagagttggctcaggggggctgaattcaaatgcatgcaacaatattgtgatttttgtttgtaaaaaaaagttgaaaaccatgtgtccTTTAATCTTTCTcctcacagttatgcactacttgtgGCGTTGGTCTAGCACatataatcccaataaaatatattaaaatttgtggttgtaacgtgacaaaatgtgaagtatGAATAATTTCAGAAGGCACTGTGAAGCATCTGTGAGGAAATACCCCTGGGAAAAAGATGAGGTCCAGGCATTCATCCTCATCTCTGCTTCCCAGTCCCTGGTTCTGTTCTTGGTCGGCCTGCTCTCCCTCGAGAGCCACAAAACCCAACCAACAACAAGAAAACGCTTAATCCTTACCTGCTGTCAGCTCCACCTATGAAGATCACTGTGTCTTAcctctgtgtaaaaaaaaaagacccttTCATGGAGCGTTTTGAACACGTGATCACATTTCTCTGCTGTTGTTTTCAGTTATCTGTgtcatttaaacagtttttgtctttttaaccgtcttttatttttattctctatCACTGAGAGAATGCTCtgatttttatctgtgaaagatgctttataaataaaatctccTGTCTTATTGCAGCACAAAGAGCGGTTTCCCTCTTCTCTCTGACCGAGCCGCAGCTTGGAGGTCCAGAAATGAGGCCGGCTGCCAGTCCAGTTCAGTTTACCACTCCTCAGACACCACGGACCACACCAACGTTCAGTGGGTGGGTCTGCCAAAGCGATCAGCACACTCACTCAATTGTCATGTCTTCTATTGGTTTGTAGGCCATGTTTTAGTGCTGTCACCTTGTGGTTTATTTTATCACTGGATTTTGAAGCGACAGCCAGGCTTTTTACCCATTATATTCTCATTTGTAAAGACTGTGTTGTAGAAACAACTTCAGCTTCTCGTGCATTTGTCCTTCTAATGAGCTGCAGATATAGGGAGGTTTCAGTTAGCTTTCTAGGAAGTTCACCTACCAGGAAAACATTTCATTCCTGATTAACAGTAATGTTAGGATCAGAGGGTGCATTTGACTGAATCTGACACTAACATTTACTGTGTGTGTTTCCAGAGATGAGGCGTCCAATGATTTGTCGGGTCGGCTCAACCAACTTGAAGTGATGCTAAAACAACTGAACAATGATCTAGAGAaggtaagacttgaaaatattcTACAGTTTTCAAACCAGTTGATGATAGTAGTGTTACACGCAAACCCTCAAATGATTTTCTGGATATTATTGCACGTTGCAAAAGGATTGATACCTTTTGAACTTTTACAGGTTTTGTAACCgttcagccacaaacttcagtgtctttattgtgattttataatagaccaacacaaagttgtgtataactgaagtggaaggaaaattatacatgctaTCGTTTTAGTATGCGAAAAGTGtcactttcatttgtttttacccTAAGAACTCTAAATTAAACCTAGTGGCTGCAGAAATCACCTACTtggtaaataaaatccacctgtgtgtaatttattctcagtataaatccgtGCAAGCCTCAGATggtctgttagagaacattagagaacaaacagcatcatgaagaccaaggaacacagcagacaggtcaaggaaGAAGTTGTGGAGATATTTAAAACAAGGTTATGTTAATAAACAATATACTAACAGAGCACAGTTTAATCCATCTTGTAAAAATGGAAAGCTAAAGGCAGAATTGCAAACCTACCAACACGTGGCTGTCCACCTAATCTGACCGGTTGGGCAGagaatccacagctcaggtggaagaatctggtGACAGGACAACTAGTTGTGTACAAATCTGGGCTTCATGtggcaagaagaagaaaaaacattgttgaaagaagGATATCAGAAGTCCCATTTgtggtttgccacaagccatggtggtgacacagcaaacatgtagaagaagtgTTGTGGTCAGATAAGACTTGGAACGTTTTGGTCTGCACGCAAAACACTAACACCATATGTAACCCCAAACAGACTGTGTCCAttgtgaaacacggtggtggcagcattaggctgtgggatgcttttctttggcaggaacaggaaactggtCAGCACTGATGAGAAGATTAATGAAACTCAATAAAGGGCAGTCCTGGAGGAAatcctgttggaggctgcaggagccctgagactgaggtggaaggtcaccttccagcaggacagcaaccctaaacattcagccagagcttcaattagaatggcccagtcaaagtccagacctaaattcaattaaGGGTCTATGGCGAGATGTTAAATTGATGCTCAGAGATGCTCTCCACTCAGTCTGACTAAGCTAATATATTACAAAGAATTGTGGATAAAGATTTCTGTCTCTATATGTACAAATCTGGTGGAAAcacaccccaaaagacttgcagctgtatttaCCGtgaaaatgtggttctacaagctATTGGCTCAGCAGAGTTcaatacaaatttatttttaattcattaaaaacaaataatacatttcttttcactttGCAACTGTGCCCTCTTTTCAGAGGGTCTTTATGCTAGACTAACACATAGTTTACCACAACagtacactgaagtttgtggtggtAATGGGACACaattaaaaagtttaagatgtatgaatacttctgcaaggctctGTGTTCCTCAGCAGGAGAGTCATTTCCCAGTTTTTTGATTTCCAGGAGAAGCAGGATAAAGTCGTCCTGCTGGCAGAGATGGCAAACCTGAGACAAAATAACCAGCGGCTGCAGGAAGAGAGTCAAACAGCCAGCGAGCAGCTGCGCAAGTTCAACACTATTTTCACCAACCTCAAGACCGGAAGTGACCACGAGGCATAGCCTGTGATGCAGGACGCCAGCTCCCACAGGGAGTAATGGACCAGAACCAGACTGGGGGGTTCAAACTATGAAACATATTTAACTACCCAGTGGACTGCCTTAAAACAGAGACAGTGACAACAGACCACCTGGACTGTAACATACAGCTCTCCCAGAGAGGATGTGTCTGCACCTGTGTGCGCTCTGAGCCcgtttatttttctaaactgaAGTGAAAACATCTCATTGGACTCGTGATGCTACTATGCTGGAGGAGTAACCAGGAGAGGAGGTCCTGACTGTTTAAGAGAACACTACATCACCTGGAGAGGCCTAATACTGTTTCTGCAGCAaatcagccaaaaaaaaagagagtGCATTTCCCAGAATGCACTGCACGCTGTGGAAGCTCTTCAGATATGAACATATAGATGCCTGTGTGGTACGAATATCATGCATCAATATCATCAACGTCACACTAACCTGCTAAAGTGAGAGGTGTGTGGTGGTAGGAAACTCCTTAAAGGCACTACAGTGTCTGCTTGATGCACCCGGCATTCAAGTCctttagagagagagagagtgtgtgtgtacgtgtgtgtgtgtgtgtgtacgtgtgtgagAAAACAAACTTGTTTACTGTAACATGAACCTTTCAGGCTCTGTTCTCTAACATGGATGAACTGTGGCTCTCAGATGTGAAACAAGCCATTGTTGCTCTGATCTGAGAAGATGTCATGAAACTAAAACTCAGTGAGACAATAACGTCATATCTTCTAGTTTGGACCTGACTCCCTGTTTTAGCAGCACCAGACGATCATCTCAGACCCAAACGTTCTGGATCTTTGTTTTAACCTCAGTTACTACAGTGTGTCTTTTAAAGAACAGTGATGGCGTTTTGGAGTCCTGCATGTATAGTGTTGCAAAAGACCAAAAGTTTTAGTATTTTATAAGAAGGATAAGTTTACCAGGAAATATTTCACTAACTTTTAGATCAACCTTCAGTTTTCAAGCCTGTAAATGTTGTTTAAGGGCTTAAAAACAGTcctaaacaacatttttaaggTCAAAGCTCCGTCTGGCTTCTCAGGAGACTAAATGAGCCCAATCCCTCAAAATGCCAGCCTGTCCCTTTAACTTAAATCAGTATGAACCTGAACTGGAATTCACTGAACAACActgtgtgtgagcgtgtgttAACATGGGCATCTCAGTAAATAAAAACCTCAAAAAGTGTTTGTTATATAGATTTAATACTCAGTGATAGAATATTTTGCTGATAGATTTCATGTATGAAACTTGCAGCTAATAAAAACTTAAGTCCGTAAAAGTCAGAAAATtcaaaaattacaacaaaatagactaaagacaaataattttcattcagaaatgttttgtcatggccacacaatcatggggatGACTGCTGGCTTGACTGTTAACTAGCAGACAGTCTTCTGCACCCTCcacaagcatattaatggaacgttaagtggaaggaaaacgtgtggagGATATAGGTGCACAAGAAAAActttgagtttcactttttgaattggaTTGCTGTAATAAACTAcatttttcaatgatattctaacTTACTGAAATGCcttgtttggtgtgtgtgtgtgtgtgtgtgtgtcccgaTATGCTATAATGAacccaaaaaactatttatacaaCTAGCTTCCCTAATTATGTTGTCTACTATAGCTATTTTCCTACAGAAAGTGTCTTTTTAGGACCCTGGATCTGAGATATTTCTGATAAAAACTTCTTTAGTGAACTTTCCAACCCTCTCAGGTTCTGTGATGCTGTTAAGCGCAGCATCTTCACCATCAGAGATGTTGTGCTGCTGTTTATACTCTCTTCGACGTCCCTTTAATGTTTCTGGTTCGAAGGACTTTTTAAAGATGACGTTGGACCCAGTTTGTTTGCATGTAATCTACAAATTTAAGGGCAAATACGGACTTTTCGACCCGATCTTGTTTATCAACGGCTTACTAATTATTCTCCATGAGATGACTAAGTGCAAACGCTGTGATATTTTAGTTTGTTTCCAATTTTTTATGCTCTCTCGCTGTTAAAACATAACTTGAAATTAGGCATTTCTTCTGCTTGTCTGTGGATAGAAATGCAGCTTGAGCTTTGATGTCACTGATTCTCTCGGATCCTCTGAGATATTCCTCAACTCTAGGTTTAGATTTGACACTTCGACCAACCAGGAAGCAGCTTCAGCCCTCGTGTTTGTAGTGAAGGACACCATCCTGTAGAAAACGTTCTTCCACCCAGCTTTGCAGGTGTTGCTCGAACTTTAGTCTTAATTTCCTGTTTGCTTTTGTGAAAGGGTTGCGGTTTCTTATTTtctatatatattaaatataaatcgggctatgaataattttaagCTATTTAAAGCATACACAACCCCCCTGATGAACAAGTCAGTCATGCATTATTATTGgtaattttgtttaattgttaaatatttttgtaatttattttttaacccatTGACCACCGTTGCAGAGTAGTAAGAGAAGGTACTGTGTTTTAATCGTGATGTTTTACCTCTGATTTCTCTGTGCATCAGGGGTACGTTCAGAAAAAACAAAGCGTTCTGGATTTATTTGGGTTGTAATAACTTGTACATTTGAAAGTGTAAATTATGtttccattattttataaaaaaaatattaaaaataactatgaacacttgtttttttttctcaaatttttccttttgatgcaaaatatctgaaaatgCTTATTTAATCCTGTTAATATACATCTTAGTTTTCTCCCAAGTTTGAATAAATTGCTTCCTTtgcatttttcatttgaaaatcctGTATTATTTTAAACTCAGATCTTCAGATGTCGAGGTTAAATATCCTGCTTGCAGTGGAAGAGATTTGTATAAACAAACTGCAGAAATTGTCTGAGCAGAAAGAACTGAAGCCCtcgcagagccacaggctgatgttccaattcatgcaaaaggagccccaaccaagcgGGTTTCTCCACTAAAACCCCTTATGTAATGTTCTGATATTCTCATCCATCAAGACATGCCTGCTTGCAGCCTAACAGGGCTTTGATTGGAGTAACTGCCTTCTGgaagtctggattttcttttttcctagaAGTTCGCCCCATATTTACCCAGACCTATAAAAATAGTGTTAGTGGCGGTGAAGGCCTTCGACTCAAAGCTTGATGTTTAAAATCACTCCTCAGCGTGtccttcagctctgcagaggcttGGTAACAAGTTATTGAGaaaggatgcatctaaaagctctGGAGGACTGGAGTTACTTTACTGTTTGTATCCAGTCATGCAGTGACAGGAAGCATTCAGTGTTAAGATGCAAAATAAAACcagttacattttgttttattgcaaatttatttccatttcaaacaaaattctttttttttcccactgcaGTAAACATAGTTGATAAAATTAATCCTATAAACGTTAGGAAACATCAGAAATCCACCTAGGTGAAAGAACAAGTATGAAGAGCTAAGAGGAGCATTTCTAACATGAGGCACAGCTTCAAGTCTCAGCAGGTGTGCCTACAGGACAGAGGAGCGCCCTAAGATCCACACATGAGGCACTCGTCTCTGTTCTCCAGAGAGCAAACCATGGCGGCTTTGTTCCTGTCCTTGATCTCCTGCTCCAAGACCCTGCTCTGCTGACCCTCCTTCAGCTTCTCCTTGTTCAGGGTGAACTGGATGGGGTTGGCGGCGGGCTTCGTCCTCAGGTAGTACATTCCCGTCTTTAAACCCTGTCAGGAAAAAGCCGGGTAAATTCAGACTTAAATACAGTCCAAGATATTCTCATACACTATAGAAAACCACCATTTTCCCCCTCGGAactttaaatcagactaaacttttctttaaaatgtctatttttttaaaattcctGAATAATTGAGAAACAGACTCAACTTTCCTTGAACTAAGAAGTTTACActgattttctttctctttggtAGAACTGCATTTTAAACTCTGGCTTGCATATCCTGCCACAAGCTTCTTGTGTAGTTTGCTGGAAATTTGTCCCATTCCTCGTGACAGAACTGGTGAAACCGGGTCAGGTTTGTCAGCTGCCTTGCTTTGACATTTAGCTTTTCAGCTCTGGCTATTTGTGCCCGAGCTcaaacttcctggctgatgtcatTAAATGCTTCAATATTTCTATATCGTGTTCTTTCTTCCTGATGCCTCTGCAGCGAAACGACCActaaacatgatgctgccacctccgtaCTTCACAGCTGGGATGTGTTCTCAGacttgtttgaacagatgaacttGGCACCTTGAGGCATCTGGAGCTTGTACCCAAGGATGAAAAAGGATGTCAAATGGGAAGCGGTGTGTTTGGAGGTGTTACCATAAAAATACATCCCCAGGtgtgcctccatttaactcaaatgttgagaactgacctattggaagctcactaagccatgacatcatcatcatctgggctttcccagTAAACATTTTtccctaaaacaggaaatgtttagtctgatttactGTTTGAAACAAAGTTCTGTGTATTTTCATCTAATTtgtgtaaacatctggttttaactgtaacGTCTCTCTGGCTTCTTTGGGACTTGCCTGCTTCCAGCCGTAGAAGTGCATGCTGGTCAGTTTCCCGTAGTTCGGCTCTGCGATGTGGATGTTCAGAGACTGGCTCTGATCGATGAAGGCACCGCGGTCTGCAGCCATCTTCAGGATGGTCTTTTGGGAGATTTCCCAAACGGTCTTATACAGCTGCTTCAGATCATCTGGAATCTCACTGATGTcctgtcaaaataaaacaccaaacGTCTTAGTAACTGCAGGTGAAAGGGGTTCGTTCCTGGGTTGCATTTCATTAGCGTGAACCGACACCTGAATGGATCCGTTGCTTGCGATCAGCTTGTTCTTCATCTCCTCGTTCCACAGCCCCTGCTCCGTCAGATCCTTCAGAAGGTGAGGGTTCACAATCTGGAACTCTCCGGAGAGGACCCTGCGGGTGTAGATGTTGCTCGTGTAGGCCTCAATGGACTCGTTGTTGCCCAGGATCTGGGCTGTGGAAGCTGTGGGCATGGGGGCCAGCAGCAGGCTGTTCCTCACGCCGTGTTTGGCGATCTTCTCTTTGAGCAGCTTCCAGTCCCACAGGTCGGTTGGAGTCTTGTCCCACATGTCGTACTGGAGGATGCCCTTGCTGACGGGCGAGCCTTCGTACGTCTCGTAGGGGCCGAGCTCTGCCGCCAGCTCGCAGCTGGCCTCCAGGGCAGCATAGTAGATGGTCTCGAAGATCTGGATGTTGAGCAGCTGAGCCTCAGGACTTTCGAATGGATGCCGCATCAGGATGAAGGCATCCGCCAAACCCTGGACTCCGATGCCGATCGGCCTGTGGCGCTTGTTGGACCTCTCGGCTTCAGGAACTGGGTAGTAGTTGATGTCGATGATCTTGTTCAGGTTTTTCACGATTACTTTGGTGACAGAGGCCAGTTTCTTAAAGTCAAAAGTCCGTTCATGTGTGACGTACATGTTGAGGGCAACGGAGGCCAGGTTACAGACCGCCACCTCATCATTGCTGCTGTACTCCACCACCTCCGTGCAGAGGTTGCTGCATTTGATGGTGCCCAGGTTCTGCTGGTTGCTCTTCCTGTTGCAAGCGTCCTTGTAGAGCATGTACGGCGTTCCGGTTTCAGTCTGGGACTCAATGATAGCATACCACAGCTGCTGAGCCTTCACCACCCTCTTCACCCTCCCTTCTTTCTCATATTTAGTATAGAGCTTCTCGAACTCCTCCCCCCAGCACTCATCCAGCCCGGGACACTCATTGGGACACATCAAGGACCAGTCCTGGTTGGCCTCCACTCTCTTCATGAACAGGTCGGGGATCCACAAGGCGTAGAACAGGTCTCTGGCTCTCTGCTCCTCCTTTCCTGTGTTCTTCTTCAGCTCCAGGAAGTCGAACACGTCAAAGTGCCACGGCTCCAGGTACATGGCGAAGGCTCCGGGTCTCTTGTTGCCGCCCTGGTCGACATAGCGAGCGGTGTTGTTGTAAACTCTCAGCATCGGGACCAGCCCGTTGGAGTTGCCATTGGTGCCGGCGATGTAGCTTCCCGTTGACCTGATGCAGCTCACTGCCACGCCGATCCCACCAGCGGATTTGGAAATAAGGGCGCACTGCTTCAGGGTGTCATAGATGCCCTCGATGCTGTCGTCCTTCATGGTGAGCAGAAAGCAACTGGACAGCTGCGGCCGGTTGGTTCCGGCGTTGAAAAGGGTCGGAGAGGCGTGGGTGAACCACTTCTCTGACAGCAGGTTGTAGGTCTCGATGGCAGCGTCAATATCTTTCCCGTGGATCCCGACAGACACCCTCATGAGCATGTGCTGCGGGCGCTCGGCCACTTTCCCGTTGATCTTCAGCAGATAAGAGCGCTCCAGAGTCTTGAACCCGAAGAAGTTGTAGGAGAAATCTCTGTCGTAAATTATGGAGGAATTGAGGCGGTCTTTGTTCTCCAGAACGATGTCGAGCGTCTGTTTGGAAATCATGGGGGAGTGGCTTTTGTTCAGGGGGTTGATGTAGTTGTACAGGTCTTCCATCACGTCACTAAACACCTTCTTGGTCTCCTTGTGCAGGTTGGAGACAGCAATCCGTGCGGCGAGAATGGCATAGTCAGGATGTTTGGTGGTCAGGGTGGCCGCAATCTCTGCAGCTAGTGTGTCTAGCTCCACGGTGGTGACGCCGCTgtacaaaccctggatcaccttCATGGTGATCTGAGTCGGATCCACAAAGTCTGCGTTCAGCCCGTAACAAAGCTTCTGTATGCGGGAGGTGATTTTATCAAACATGACGCGCTCCTGGCGTCCATCTGaaagatacaaaaaaacatttcaggttaAAGAACTATTTTCTGTTGATGTGCGCAGATGAACTTTAGTccttgaggcagacaccctgtctacttttaaggctaggcttaaaactttcctttttgataaagcttatagttagagtggcttagtttatcctgagctatcttccttattttttacctccgtcttcttccctccctgttggatggagtaagggggagtcaggtttagcctaaaccggctcagttatagttgaggtgcaaacacaccctccatatctgctacctgtatgaccccttctcttt
This genomic window from Girardinichthys multiradiatus isolate DD_20200921_A chromosome 18, DD_fGirMul_XY1, whole genome shotgun sequence contains:
- the LOC124884647 gene encoding ribonucleoside-diphosphate reductase large subunit, encoding MMFVIKRDGRQERVMFDKITSRIQKLCYGLNADFVDPTQITMKVIQGLYSGVTTVELDTLAAEIAATLTTKHPDYAILAARIAVSNLHKETKKVFSDVMEDLYNYINPLNKSHSPMISKQTLDIVLENKDRLNSSIIYDRDFSYNFFGFKTLERSYLLKINGKVAERPQHMLMRVSVGIHGKDIDAAIETYNLLSEKWFTHASPTLFNAGTNRPQLSSCFLLTMKDDSIEGIYDTLKQCALISKSAGGIGVAVSCIRSTGSYIAGTNGNSNGLVPMLRVYNNTARYVDQGGNKRPGAFAMYLEPWHFDVFDFLELKKNTGKEEQRARDLFYALWIPDLFMKRVEANQDWSLMCPNECPGLDECWGEEFEKLYTKYEKEGRVKRVVKAQQLWYAIIESQTETGTPYMLYKDACNRKSNQQNLGTIKCSNLCTEVVEYSSNDEVAVCNLASVALNMYVTHERTFDFKKLASVTKVIVKNLNKIIDINYYPVPEAERSNKRHRPIGIGVQGLADAFILMRHPFESPEAQLLNIQIFETIYYAALEASCELAAELGPYETYEGSPVSKGILQYDMWDKTPTDLWDWKLLKEKIAKHGVRNSLLLAPMPTASTAQILGNNESIEAYTSNIYTRRVLSGEFQIVNPHLLKDLTEQGLWNEEMKNKLIASNGSIQDISEIPDDLKQLYKTVWEISQKTILKMAADRGAFIDQSQSLNIHIAEPNYGKLTSMHFYGWKQGLKTGMYYLRTKPAANPIQFTLNKEKLKEGQQSRVLEQEIKDRNKAAMVCSLENRDECLMCGS